The following coding sequences are from one Thermococcus sp. window:
- a CDS encoding DUF4152 family protein yields MRIVSADTGGALLTEDYEPVGLIATAAVLVEKPYRTATLSVVKYADPFNYDMSGRQAVREEAFLAVELAREVKPDVIHLDSTIGGIEVRKLDEPTIEALTITDRGKEVWKDLAKDLQPLAKKFWEERGIEIIAIGKSSVPVRIAEIYSGLYTAKWAIEYARENGKAIVGLPRYMTVEIRPGKIYGESLDPREGGLFGEIEAKTERIGWELYPNPFVRRFMVLEVWEE; encoded by the coding sequence ATGAGGATTGTTTCGGCTGACACGGGAGGGGCTTTACTCACTGAGGACTACGAGCCGGTAGGGCTTATAGCTACAGCAGCTGTGCTCGTGGAAAAGCCGTACAGGACGGCAACTCTGAGCGTCGTTAAGTACGCTGACCCGTTCAACTACGACATGAGCGGAAGGCAGGCCGTTCGGGAGGAGGCTTTTCTGGCGGTTGAGCTCGCGAGAGAGGTAAAGCCTGACGTGATACACCTCGATTCCACCATCGGAGGAATAGAGGTCAGGAAACTGGACGAGCCAACCATTGAAGCTTTAACCATAACCGACCGGGGCAAAGAGGTGTGGAAGGATTTGGCGAAGGATCTTCAGCCGCTGGCTAAAAAGTTCTGGGAGGAGAGGGGGATAGAGATAATCGCCATCGGCAAGTCCAGCGTCCCGGTTAGAATAGCGGAGATCTACTCTGGCCTCTACACTGCCAAGTGGGCGATTGAGTACGCAAGGGAAAACGGGAAGGCCATCGTCGGTCTGCCGAGGTACATGACGGTGGAGATTCGTCCCGGAAAAATCTATGGCGAGAGCCTCGACCCGCGTGAGGGCGGTCTCTTCGGGGAAATCGAGGCAAAAACGGAGAGAATCGGCTGGGAGCTGTATCCGAACCCGTTCGTGAGGCGCTTCATGGTGCTTGAAGTTTGGGAAGAATGA
- a CDS encoding DUF2240 family protein: MHPLESAITYKGSKEFTKSELIGILAFKLRIMGVKEAKALIENGLRSGLLEERDGLLVVNEEVLRGEAENEDLLNAMIRHVARSLGWEVDDILKEMRSMRERYGDLDEKVLVYLLGMDKGVDMSPFKDRLDV; this comes from the coding sequence GTGCATCCCCTGGAGAGTGCCATCACTTATAAGGGCTCGAAGGAGTTCACCAAGAGCGAGCTCATAGGTATATTGGCGTTTAAGCTTCGTATTATGGGAGTAAAGGAGGCCAAGGCACTTATAGAGAATGGGCTCCGTAGTGGTCTCCTTGAGGAGCGCGACGGTCTTCTGGTCGTCAACGAGGAGGTTCTGAGGGGTGAGGCTGAAAACGAAGATCTCCTCAACGCGATGATAAGGCACGTCGCCCGCTCCCTGGGGTGGGAGGTTGACGATATCCTCAAAGAGATGAGGTCCATGCGTGAGCGCTACGGGGATCTGGACGAGAAGGTTTTAGTTTACCTGCTCGGTATGGACAAAGGTGTCGATATGTCACCTTTTAAGGATAGGCTGGACGTGTGA
- the iorA gene encoding indolepyruvate ferredoxin oxidoreductase subunit alpha, protein MEAINDEDVNTSPGKPERRKKLLLMGNEATAYGALESGVAFATGYPGTPSTEVIETIAHLKPEVFAEWAPNEKVALEEAAGVAYTGLRALVTMKCVGLNVAADPLMSLAYSGVEGGLVILVADDPGPHTSQTEQDDRYYGKLSLLPVLEPADPQEAHDLIIYAYEMSERYKVPVIFRTTTRVNHTTADVEVGEFIELNRKPVFRKDIERYVRASMEGNRKRHKWLNETVARIEEEFNGMPFNWVEGEGRIGIIVEGAPYNYVREILPKIGREFKVLKLSTPHPLPRKLVVEFLKSVEFAVVIEDGAPFLEEEVKIAAYEAGLSVPIYGKRTGHFPLEGELTPSLVRNALLNLLGRGAEEYTKLEEVAYAESLAPKRPPVMCPGCPHRGSYRAALDALRDLKLGRYSVPIHGDIGCYALSLLPPLEAIWTEYVMGASISLANGQSVALNKKVIATIGDSTFFHNGIQPLVDAVYKNLNVLVMILDNRTTAMTGHQPHPGTGGSETGRKFKEIDIEALVKALGVKYVKTVDPYDLKATREAIKEAMQIEGPAVIIAKQECVIPVLRRGEIGEIPLVIEDKCTGCKACILLTGCPALVYEPETNKVRIDSLLCTGCGVCNQTCPFDAIKFPSELGKGA, encoded by the coding sequence CGGCGTCGCCTTCGCCACTGGTTACCCTGGAACGCCATCGACCGAGGTTATTGAAACGATAGCCCATCTGAAGCCTGAAGTATTCGCCGAATGGGCCCCCAACGAGAAAGTTGCTTTAGAGGAAGCGGCCGGTGTTGCCTACACCGGCCTTAGAGCGCTCGTAACCATGAAGTGCGTTGGCCTTAACGTGGCAGCAGACCCGCTTATGAGTTTAGCTTATTCCGGCGTTGAGGGAGGACTGGTTATTCTCGTCGCCGATGACCCCGGGCCGCATACAAGCCAGACCGAGCAGGACGACCGCTACTACGGCAAGCTCTCCCTTTTGCCGGTTCTTGAGCCTGCCGATCCGCAGGAGGCCCACGATTTAATCATCTACGCCTACGAGATGAGCGAGCGCTATAAAGTCCCCGTGATATTCAGGACGACGACAAGGGTCAACCACACGACGGCTGACGTAGAAGTCGGCGAGTTCATCGAGCTAAACCGGAAGCCGGTTTTCAGGAAGGACATAGAGCGCTACGTCAGGGCGAGCATGGAGGGCAACAGAAAACGCCATAAGTGGCTCAATGAAACGGTGGCGAGGATAGAGGAGGAGTTTAACGGCATGCCTTTCAACTGGGTTGAAGGAGAGGGAAGGATAGGAATAATCGTCGAGGGCGCACCCTACAACTACGTGAGAGAGATTCTCCCGAAGATTGGGAGAGAATTTAAGGTCCTCAAGCTCTCAACGCCACACCCGCTCCCGAGAAAGTTGGTCGTCGAGTTCCTCAAAAGCGTGGAGTTCGCTGTGGTTATAGAGGACGGTGCCCCGTTCCTTGAGGAGGAGGTCAAGATAGCCGCCTATGAGGCCGGACTGAGTGTGCCAATCTACGGCAAGAGGACCGGCCACTTCCCGCTTGAGGGCGAACTGACGCCGAGCCTTGTGAGGAACGCCCTTCTGAATCTCCTCGGCAGGGGAGCTGAAGAGTACACCAAGCTCGAGGAGGTCGCTTACGCCGAGAGCCTCGCCCCGAAGAGGCCGCCGGTGATGTGTCCCGGCTGTCCGCACAGGGGAAGCTACCGCGCCGCCCTCGATGCTTTAAGGGACCTCAAGCTCGGCCGCTATTCCGTCCCGATACACGGCGACATAGGCTGCTACGCACTGTCACTCCTTCCGCCGCTTGAGGCCATCTGGACGGAATACGTCATGGGAGCGAGCATAAGCCTTGCCAATGGCCAGAGTGTGGCGCTGAACAAGAAGGTGATAGCCACCATCGGTGATTCGACGTTCTTCCACAACGGAATCCAGCCGCTGGTCGATGCCGTCTACAAGAACCTGAACGTTCTCGTTATGATACTTGATAACAGGACGACGGCAATGACCGGCCACCAGCCCCACCCCGGAACAGGCGGAAGTGAAACCGGCAGGAAGTTCAAAGAGATTGACATTGAAGCCCTCGTCAAAGCTCTGGGAGTGAAGTACGTTAAGACAGTTGACCCCTATGACCTCAAAGCAACGAGGGAAGCCATCAAGGAGGCCATGCAGATTGAGGGGCCCGCTGTTATAATAGCCAAGCAGGAGTGCGTCATACCAGTCCTAAGACGCGGCGAGATAGGCGAGATACCCCTGGTTATCGAGGACAAGTGCACCGGTTGCAAGGCGTGCATACTACTAACCGGCTGTCCAGCTTTGGTTTACGAGCCGGAAACGAACAAGGTGCGCATAGATTCCCTGCTCTGCACCGGCTGCGGCGTCTGCAACCAGACGTGCCCGTTCGATGCCATAAAGTTCCCGAGCGAGCTGGGGAAGGGGGCTTAG
- a CDS encoding nicotinamidase — MPGEALIVVDMQRDFMPGGALPVPGGDKIIPRVNRYIEEFRGRGALIVATRDWHPPDHISFKERGGPWPRHCVQGTAGAEFVVKLPKDALIISKATEPDKEAYSGFEGTNLAEVLREKGVERVYICGVATEYCVRATALDAVKNGFETYLLCDAIKGINPQDEERALKELRSAGVNLFSAL; from the coding sequence GTGCCGGGGGAGGCTCTCATAGTCGTGGATATGCAGAGGGATTTCATGCCAGGAGGGGCGCTCCCTGTTCCGGGGGGAGATAAGATAATCCCAAGGGTCAACCGGTATATTGAGGAGTTCAGGGGAAGGGGTGCGTTAATAGTCGCAACGAGGGACTGGCATCCACCCGATCATATCAGCTTCAAGGAGCGCGGTGGGCCCTGGCCGAGGCACTGCGTTCAGGGGACGGCGGGAGCGGAGTTCGTTGTGAAACTGCCTAAGGACGCCTTGATAATTTCAAAGGCCACGGAACCTGATAAAGAAGCCTATTCTGGCTTTGAGGGAACGAACCTCGCCGAGGTGTTGAGGGAGAAAGGTGTGGAGAGGGTCTACATCTGCGGCGTTGCCACGGAGTACTGCGTTAGAGCAACGGCCCTAGATGCGGTTAAGAACGGCTTCGAGACGTACCTCCTTTGCGACGCCATCAAGGGCATCAACCCTCAGGATGAGGAGAGAGCCCTGAAGGAGCTGCGGTCCGCGGGGGTGAACCTCTTTTCTGCCCTATGA
- a CDS encoding TrmB family transcriptional regulator: MEELVEILMKLGLKEYEARVYASLVIIGPAKASEIARESGVPRPRVYDVLKKLHERGFVDVSEGNPTYFRAIEPEKVIASLRDEYIRSAEEAIIMLKSYERERREDWLPVWYLQGEWSVVNRAEELAEKTEEEFVATFMEPTIVLKFRRVFERVRERGINPKILIITRKVFRESRLENLGEVYYLPISKVLHGEPGDFMETAARAIFSTNGRYLVRGILIRDSRESLLVYEEGGVKGILVKIPFIPVIEREVVEYYLRKLDDRSSTCLSRT, translated from the coding sequence GTGGAGGAGCTCGTTGAGATATTGATGAAGCTCGGCCTAAAGGAGTACGAGGCGAGGGTCTACGCTTCCCTTGTAATCATCGGGCCCGCGAAGGCGAGTGAGATAGCGAGGGAGAGCGGTGTTCCAAGGCCGAGGGTCTATGACGTCTTAAAGAAGCTCCATGAGAGGGGTTTTGTTGACGTCAGCGAGGGTAATCCCACTTACTTCAGGGCCATCGAGCCCGAGAAGGTAATAGCCTCGCTCAGGGACGAATACATCCGCTCTGCTGAGGAGGCAATAATAATGCTCAAAAGCTACGAGCGGGAGAGACGGGAGGACTGGCTTCCGGTGTGGTACCTCCAGGGGGAGTGGAGCGTGGTGAACCGCGCCGAGGAGCTCGCGGAAAAAACCGAGGAGGAGTTCGTGGCGACCTTTATGGAGCCAACGATTGTCCTGAAGTTCAGGAGGGTCTTTGAGAGGGTAAGGGAGAGGGGGATAAACCCCAAAATCCTCATCATCACCAGGAAGGTCTTCCGCGAGAGTCGACTTGAAAATCTGGGGGAAGTCTATTACCTCCCAATTTCGAAGGTCCTCCATGGCGAGCCGGGGGACTTTATGGAAACGGCTGCAAGGGCCATCTTCTCCACCAACGGACGCTACCTCGTAAGGGGGATCCTCATTAGAGATTCCAGGGAATCCCTTCTCGTCTACGAGGAAGGTGGCGTTAAGGGCATCCTCGTAAAGATACCCTTTATTCCCGTAATCGAGAGAGAGGTTGTGGAGTATTACCTCCGTAAACTCGATGACCGTTCGAGCACGTGTCTCTCAAGGACGTAG
- a CDS encoding PaaI family thioesterase, translating into MEIRTHSLVSKKLVGEPLTVRKGFAEVQLQTMVEMAVDEYGLVHGGFTFGLADYAAMLAVNEPTVVLGKAEVKFLKPVKVGEKLTARAEVVEDRGKKKIVRAEVFNKESEKVFEGTFHCYVLERHVLERSSSLRR; encoded by the coding sequence ATGGAGATAAGAACCCACAGCCTGGTATCAAAAAAACTCGTAGGAGAGCCCCTCACGGTCAGAAAGGGCTTTGCGGAGGTCCAACTGCAGACAATGGTGGAGATGGCAGTCGACGAGTACGGACTGGTTCACGGGGGCTTCACCTTCGGCTTAGCCGACTACGCGGCGATGCTGGCTGTGAACGAGCCGACGGTCGTCCTCGGAAAGGCAGAAGTGAAGTTTCTCAAACCCGTGAAGGTCGGTGAAAAGCTGACGGCAAGGGCGGAAGTAGTAGAAGACCGCGGGAAAAAGAAAATTGTGAGGGCTGAGGTCTTCAATAAAGAGAGCGAGAAGGTCTTCGAGGGAACCTTCCACTGCTACGTCCTTGAGAGACACGTGCTCGAACGGTCATCGAGTTTACGGAGGTAA
- a CDS encoding AI-2E family transporter: MNGTTIIWAAVILLIIYLSWRVVAPLVGPIFFGLVLAYAAYPLHVRLRRRFGNQASGAILTLGMLLVGGVLTFELLLMSARVAASFYHSVEDFFRWLLTQPLPQNALDFIGNFSNQLIPKLADYASSYAFSIPRYLIQLLVFLLVFYYALVYADEIKSYITRSLPTENRRLGEEILSNVNKTLKALVRVWLLLNVAKGVLMTVGFLIFGVSDIYTAVVAGFLTFIFSFVPLFEGWMLWLIAAAYFAKEGMYLRAVGISLYGAFLVSPMPDYTIRPVLVAKDTNLDETLVFIGMIGGAWTMGVKGILIGPIVLNLMLTLLKEWKMIIGQKRGSPPRTAAPSGLSPHPEG, from the coding sequence ATGAATGGGACAACGATAATCTGGGCCGCGGTAATACTCCTGATCATCTACCTATCGTGGAGGGTGGTTGCGCCATTAGTTGGCCCCATATTCTTCGGACTCGTTCTGGCGTATGCTGCTTATCCACTCCATGTCCGACTACGACGTAGGTTTGGGAACCAAGCTTCCGGAGCAATCCTGACGCTGGGGATGCTCTTGGTTGGGGGAGTGCTCACCTTCGAGCTTCTCCTGATGTCCGCAAGGGTTGCGGCCTCGTTTTATCACAGTGTGGAGGACTTCTTCAGGTGGCTTCTCACACAGCCGCTGCCCCAAAACGCCCTGGACTTTATAGGGAACTTCTCAAACCAGCTGATACCGAAACTCGCTGACTACGCATCGTCGTACGCGTTCTCCATCCCCAGGTACTTGATCCAGCTGCTCGTGTTTCTCCTTGTTTTTTATTACGCCCTTGTGTATGCCGACGAGATAAAATCGTACATAACCAGATCCCTCCCCACAGAGAACAGGCGGCTTGGAGAGGAGATACTGTCCAACGTCAACAAGACCCTGAAAGCACTGGTGAGGGTCTGGCTCCTCCTGAACGTAGCAAAGGGCGTACTGATGACCGTGGGCTTCCTGATATTCGGAGTCTCAGACATCTACACCGCTGTAGTTGCGGGATTTCTGACGTTTATATTCAGCTTCGTCCCCCTTTTTGAAGGCTGGATGCTCTGGCTGATAGCGGCGGCATACTTCGCCAAGGAGGGCATGTACCTCCGGGCCGTTGGAATAAGTCTCTACGGTGCCTTCCTAGTCTCACCGATGCCAGATTATACCATAAGACCCGTGTTGGTCGCTAAGGACACAAACCTGGACGAGACCCTCGTCTTCATTGGGATGATCGGGGGGGCCTGGACGATGGGTGTCAAGGGTATCCTAATAGGCCCAATAGTGCTGAACCTGATGCTGACGCTCCTGAAGGAGTGGAAGATGATCATAGGGCAGAAAAGAGGTTCACCCCCGCGGACCGCAGCTCCTTCAGGGCTCTCTCCTCATCCTGAGGGTTGA